A genomic window from Anthonomus grandis grandis chromosome 4, icAntGran1.3, whole genome shotgun sequence includes:
- the LOC126735649 gene encoding transmembrane protein 135-like encodes MPQVLSKIPLSAPITTSCYQYVHPWNQSCSVAIAGCFLYCVFDSLRIYGTVYLCTLLMKGRIPTKEDIRRTLNGILQSTAFLSFTGFGYSLFLCSLRRLLGHFNLLTVSFWPAFLSSAFAILIERPSRRTLLCLYVSNIATETVWNMALSRGMVRNIPYGDVAIFGGSMAVLLAYYKSGHHAAVPDSMFKILKFVIGPYEEKDFGARVTHEANAFYRQQVATADRRSQSENIRPHEGLPKSSHSKKPKNLVYHLITQMLRIYKRLIHRMKCLGRHQACPHPFSCLYYVMGGTGKMFSVGLGIQITLKLVLNLKRIFTNPKTIKQILLKKETLNLGLFLGLYSGMFRGVLCTLRRIFGKDDPVFAFPASLLASVAFKKYPDTTVALYVAWKSAQITYNIGIQKGYVPKIPGFTEFLYCLSTGILFHAAILEPTNLRASYWKFLHSISGGRIACMAREPLDIWGLNTSASLETVLKATKTIPVVYF; translated from the exons ATGCCTCAAGTGCTAAGCAAAATACCCCTGAGTGCCCCCATAACCACCAGTTGTTACCAATATGTCCATCCATGGAACCAGTCATGCAGTGTCGCCATTGCTGGATGCTTTCTGTACTGTGTTTTTGATTCACTCAGGATATATGGAACTGTTTATTTG TGTACCCTTCTGATGAAAGGTCGCATACCCACCAAAGAAGACATCAGAAGAACCTTAAATGGAATTTTACAATCGACGGCCTTCTTAAGCTTCACCGGTTTCGGATACAGTTTGTTCCTATGCAGCCTAAG AAGGCTGCTGGGACATTTTAACCTGCTAACAGTCTCATTTTGGCCGGCTTTCTTATCCAGCGCCTTCGCCATTTTAATAGAGCGACCGTCCAGGCGGACGCTGCTTTGTCTATACGTCAGCAACATCGCTACGGAAACG GTGTGGAATATGGCTCTGTCCAGGGGTATGGTGAGAAATATCCCTTATGGAGACGTGGCCATATTTGGGGGAAGCATGGCCGTGTTGCTGGCTTATTATAAAAGTGGACATCATGCTGCCGTACCTGATTCTATGTTTAAGATTTTAAA ATTTGTTATAGGACCTTATGAGGAGAAGGACTTTGGAGCCAGGGTGACCCACGAAGCGAACGCTTTTTATAGGCAACAAGTCGCAACTGCGGATCGTAGGTCACAGTCCGAAAATATTCGACCTCATGAAG GTCTCCCAAAGTCTTCACATtccaaaaaaccgaaaaatctAGTATATCACCTGATAACCCAAATGTTAAGGATATACAAAAGATTAATACACAGGATGAAATGTTTGGGGAGGCACCAGGCTTGCCCTCATCCCTTTAGCTGTTTATATTATGTTATGGGG GGTACAGGAAAGATGTTTAGTGTCGGACTGGGAATACAAATCACCCTAAAATTGgtgcttaatttaaaaagaatattcacTAATCCCAAAACAATAAAACAGATCTTACTTAAGAAGGAAACTTTAAATTTAGGGTTGTTTTTGGGATTATATTCGGGAATGTTCAGG GGTGTTTTATGTACCTTAAGGAGAATTTTCGGTAAGGATGATCCGGTTTTTGCGTTCCCTGCCAGTTTGTTGGCTAGCGTGGCTTTTAAGAAGTATCCGGACACCACGGTGGCTCTCTATGTAGCCTGGAAGTCTGCACAa ATTACTTACAATATAGGCATTCAAAAGGGTTACGTGCCGAAAATTCCCGGTTTTACCGAATTTCTTTATTGTCTCAGTACAGGAATCCTGTTTCACGCCGCCATTTTGGAACCTACCAACCTTAGAGCGAGTTATTGGAAATTTTTGCATTCTATCTCCGGAGGAAG GATTGCTTGTATGGCAAGAGAACCGCTAGACATTTGGGGCCTAAATACTTCGGCATCGCTAGAAACGGTCCTTAAAGCCACCAAAACCATTCCAGTGGTGTATTTTTGA